The following proteins come from a genomic window of Emys orbicularis isolate rEmyOrb1 chromosome 9, rEmyOrb1.hap1, whole genome shotgun sequence:
- the SLC25A53 gene encoding solute carrier family 25 member 53 gives MGDKARMQHGDPERREEEERRWSSRSYNVGAVSSFLSTLVTFPIYKTIFRQQIHAFSIQEAIQQLHQEGMRRFYRGLFPPLLSKTLQGTLLFGTHDSLLLLLTSNPSEPCMLGERWTAGFLSGLVEALVLNPFERVQNVLQDGQKDARFPNTRSILQEFNSYGLKERLVVGYYRGLSPVLLRNSLGSALYFSFKDPLRDGLATRGLPSWLPALVSGSVNGTVICLALYPLSVLIANMQSQVVGRDLLGLRQSVWSVWESHGRKLTLLYRGGSLLVLRSCLTWGLTTAIHDFLKENTGQKSQVE, from the coding sequence ATGGGGGACAAGGCCAGGATGCAGCACGGAGAccctgagaggagggaggaggaagagagaaggtGGAGCTCCAGGAGTTACAATGTAGGGGCCGTCTCCAGCTTCCTCTCTACCCTTGTGACCTTCCCCATCTACAAGACCATCTTCCGCCAGCAGATCCATGCCTTTTCCATACAGGAGGCCATACAGCAACTGCACCAGGAGGGCATGCGCCGCTTCTACCggggcctcttcccaccactcttGTCCAAGACGCTCCAGGGAACCCTGTTGTTTGGCACCCATGACAGCTTGCTCCTTCTCCTCACCAGCAACCCTTCTGAGCCTTGCATGCTGGGGGAGCGGTGGACAGCAGGATTCCTGTCTGGCTTAGTGGAGGCTTTAGTCCTGAACCCCTTTGAGCGGGTCCAGAATGTCCTGCAAGATGGACAGAAAGATGCCAGGTTCCCAAACACCCGCAGCATCCTGCAGGAATTCAACTCATATGGTCTGAAGGAAAGGCTGGTTGTAGGCTACTATCGTGGCCTCAGCCCCGTCCTGCTGCGGAACAGCCTGGGCAGTGCACTGTACTTCTCTTTTAAGGATCCCCTCCGTGATGGCCTGGCCACGAGGGGCTTGCCTAGCTGGCTccctgccctggtgtctggcagtGTTAATGGGACGGTGATTTGCCTGGCATTGTACCCTCTGAGTGTCCTCATTGCCAACATGCAGTCACAGGTTGTGGGGAGGGATCTCCTCGGCCTCCGGCAGTCTGTGTGGTCTGTCTGGGAGTCGCATGGGAGAAAGCTGACTCTTCTCTATCGGGGCGGCTCCCTCCTTGTCCTCAGGTCCTGCCTGACATGGGGTCTCACCACTGCCATCCATGACTTCCTGAAAGAGAACACAGGGCAGAAGTCCCAGGTGGAATAA